Below is a genomic region from Salmo salar chromosome ssa11, Ssal_v3.1, whole genome shotgun sequence.
GTTAACCtaatgtagcaggcataaaaTAAATCTACACACTGAAGAAGGCTGCAAAGTCTGTACGCTATCCCTGATGCAGTGAAAAAATGTTTGGTGTACGGACCCATCACACCTTTTCATTTATCCGATTTCACACGTTTTACGCACCAACCAAACTTCTGAGAGACTGCGATGGTCCCCTTTTGATTAGGAAAAATAAatgcctgaaactagatcccctacatactggtcttgacCAGAAGGAAAACAACGTtatcttctgcactgttcaactaatgtggaggaggagttcaGATGGAGTGTCGCCTTGTTAACGTCCAAAACAGGAAGTTGCGTCACAGGCTCTCTGTCCATATCCCCTGAAAACCAGAACCCCTGGTTGTTGGGGACACGGTTGAGGCTACTGCTTGGTCATCAGTCATTCAAGAAAATACAATGTTATATGGACCTCTTCTTATGAACCACAGTTGTGGTATCTGGGGTTAGTCTGTCAGTCTATTGGTTCATTTATATTGGGGTACCCTTGCTTATATGTGAAATAGAGTTTGGATCAGTCTAATCCTCGTAGAAACTTGTAGCCCCGATCGGCTATTAAGATACGTTTGCATGCGCCACGGGTGGCCATTAATCACACCGGTATAAACAGTGTGTTGGCCATGTGGGAGAAAACTCAGAGGTGTTGGGAGATGGGGCTGTCCTACCTCTCATAACGACCAGGCGCTAACTATGCTGTAAGATGCTGATCTCAGGTCAGTGCAGAGAGCATCacttttaatgtgtatttttcaaGGCTTCAAAGTCATGTGTCATGCTGGTCATGTCTCAGGGTGTCCCTCCGTTGCGGTCATCACACATCTGTGGACTGCCTGTACGTCATATCCCTGTCAACACAGACAACATTCGTTTTAATCAGATCATGGAAATCACTATGGTGATAATAAGTTCCATGCAGATGAAGTACGGCAACACTTAATCATACATGTTCATGCAAGGAATAGTGTGGTAGTCTATAACCATATGTTTTAACTCACTGCAGTTCCTCTTTGAGTCTACAGAGTTTATCCTTCAGTCTGTCGTTCTTCACCAACATGGGGGAGTCAGGCACAAACCAGGCAGCAATGCATTTAAAGATGACCACTACATGCTACAGAGAGAGGTGAAAGACAGACAGGCTTGTTCAACCATATCCATGATATTTGGCATTGCTCAATGGCCATTTGGAGTTGCAAGGATATGGTTTTGACAAAACCCTAAACTCACCTTTTAGCTTGGCCTTTAACAAGTGATTTTATTGTTTTAGACATCCTTTGCGTTTGTTTTTACAGCTTTAGTTTTATTGTAAAGTGTGTCACAAttttaaataatgtttgatttgaTCATGGGTGCAGACCTTAATTAAAATCAATAACATGGAATTCAGTGATTCCTGATGTGCCACAACTATACTGAAAATAATCTAAGTAGTTTGACGTAAATACACATATTCACAGATGCAAAGAAAGACATACCTCAAATAGGACGACGAAGGCAAAGCGTACAGCCATGATGAGCCAGAACTGGGAGGTGAGTCTGTAGTCAACGTCATTTCTGTAGTCTTTATagctgagaaacacacaccagtTTCACCATCAACAATCTCTCTCAACAACTTCTGGTATCACTGGACTGGGTTTCTTTCTGTTTGTGACTGCATAGACTCTAGCTACATGTATGGATGCCTGAGGAGAATTGGTTGCTTTGGTTTCTGATTATTCAAACACTTCGTTAATATAAACAGTGAAATTAAGAGATGGGCAGTAGGGTTGAGCCAGGCTTTGGTAAATAGTAGCTTCCGTAGTGACCTAGTTGTGCCTCACAGATGCCCACctgcattgtgtaacattgaaGCCGCTCCCTGTGATCAGTTGACTGGGGAAAAAGTCCTTCCGCACGTTCAGGTCTGTTATCTGAGCAGTGGATAGGGTGTCGTTGATATAGCCCTTCATACAGCTATAAGGGGGGGAAAGGGATTATGGTCATATAAAAACAAACCTGCTGTACCCTTCTCCAACTCATGAGGTTTTATGCAGCTAACCGTTTAGAGAACCCATAAAGTAATGCCCCATGAATCAACACAAAACATACATTTAAAAGCATACAGCTTAGCTTGCTTATACAAAATCATAATTGGAAATACATTTCCATATTAATTTGTCTTGGAATTTGGAAACAGAATTAAATTGCGAGCCTTTTTCACAACCAGTGTTTACCCACAGCATGGTTACTTATGCCAATAAAGACTAAACTAGGGAACTGTTGAACTCTGCCTTACAAAGCCTTTGGAACAGtttcaatagagagagacagtagcGAATGtagtctttattttatttttcaaaattggtagttacagtcttgtcccatcgctgcaactcccgtatggactcgggagaggcgaaggtcgagagccatgtgtcctccgaaacacaaccctgccaagccgctctgcttcttgacacactgctcgcttaacccggaagccagccacacaaaTGTGTGGGAGGAAACGCCGTACAACTTGCAACCTTGTCatcgtgcatgcgcccggcccgccacaggagtcgctagagcgcgatgggacaaggacatcccggccggccaaaccctcccctaacacggacgacgctgggccaattatgcgctgcctcatgggtctcccggtcgcggccggctgcgacacagtccgggatcgaaccagggtctgtagtggccCCTCaatcactgcaatgcagtgcctttgactactgcgccactcgggaggctcgaATGTAGTCTATCAGATGACATTATCTACATGATTACTATGGCATTCATTGCTTTAAGAGTCCAGACCATGTGTGAGAGGTCTACTCTACTGTAGGTGCAACTCATGCACCAGTCACTGCACAATGTGCTACAGTAGAACTTACTGTACATTATCTTCTCCATTGGCACAGGGTCCGTAGTGGTAGCGATAGACCAGCCGAGGGATGAAGTCTGAGGACACCCCAATGACTAGCCCATTGGCAATGACAGCCAGAACACCAATAGCTTCCAGAATGTTGGTCCATATACCTGAGAAATCATATTATGGGATGAGCATACAAGCCCCAACAAAAACACGGTAAGGAGTTTACCAGAGACGCACAAGCTTTTAAATATACTGTTTAACTCACCAATATTATTGGTTTTCTTGGGGACTAATCTACGTTCCAAGCTGACCATCTTGATGGCATCCAGACGGATCTCAAAGATATTGTTGATGAGGGCCAGTAGAGGGGCCAGAGGGAAGGCTGCCACAAAGATGGTGGTGAAACTGAACTGAAGAACTGCATGAGGAGAAGAGTGTAATAACACAACAGAGATTTAACATTCAAGACAGGGGATTGGGAAGTCAACAAAAACCATCAGGGGCAGAATCATTGAACATAAGAGACCATGAATCAGTGTAAGAGAGAATCACTTCGGTGAAATAAATAAAGACGTTGGACTTAAGAGACAATGAGACATCCATGGAAGGTAGCGACTTGTTAATGTGACGTACCCATTTCCAGAAACTCATTGAAGAGACTGAAAAAGTTTACGTCATTCAGATCGTAGTTGCGCAGCCAATCATGCAGCTTGCAGATATCACATGGGTCATggcccctcttctcctctttgcGACATGCATTTTTGTTGCAGTCACCACTCTTCCTCTCCAGCTTCTTAGTTGTATTCCTTCTGAACTTACTCTTGAACCAGCTGCACAACAACATAAGACAACCTAAAGTGAGAAAGTATGATGCTCCACTTTGGATGTCCAATTCGGTTAATTAGAATTCATTCAATTCATTAACTAGAATTCATATTTACATGGGGTTTTATCGTCTGACTGACAGTCAAACGTTTATTTGCTTTACCAAAAGCTTACTCAACACATCAAAGGGCTTATTCAACCTATTTATTTCCTCAGAATGTATCTATGTTAAGCAGGTAGATAACCATAGCTATATACTGTACTTACGGCACAATAAACTCAAAGATGTTATTCAGTGTCTGTTTGAGCAACATGATTACGGCCATTTGAATGAAGAGGTCAGTGAGGCAGCCACTGGGATGACACTGGCAAGGACAGGAAAAGGCAGATATGGTAACAGTATAAATACAATCCAAACCGTTCAACCGTGTCATTATCCCATGTTaagtaatactttttttaaatagTGATGAGCTACCCACCTCCTCCAATCTCCATTTACCAAAAATACGAACGTAGCTGCCTGGGCGACCATTTATCCTATGCACAAGAACGGCATGTTAGATTCATTAAATGTAAGCACATATGCATAAACATTTCAAATACTTACACATTTATGGTTCAGGACTCAAACATTTCAAGAGTCACAGATACATGGACACTTGTGGATACAGAAagcaccttctccatacagctaggctgcccatgaCAGCTGACACAGAGCAGTACCTTACCAACTGTTTTCCCCTTGGTTTTAGGCTAGTCTGCAATCTTTAATTTTTATTtctttgatttaacctttatttaactaggcaagtcagttaagaacaaattcttatttacagtgactgcCTACCACGGCTAAactctaacccggatgacgctgggcgccgccctatgggactcccaatcacggccggttgtgatacagcctggaatcaaactaggttctgtagtgacacctctagcactgagatgctgcgccactcgggagccccatgtACCATCAGCCCGATCAAATatgaacactacacacacacgttGCACTCAGTACCTGCCCAGGAAAAATGCCACATATATGagcgaggagaagagagtgaaGAACTGGAAGGTAAACATCTTGACAGTGAAGCTCCTCTCAGTGGCCGTCATCGACTGTGTCTTCTCTGCAGGCAAGAGCAGCAACATTAGCTTCATTCACTGACTCACTTAGCTAAGTACAATTCCATCTGATAGAATGACAGTGatgaacatgtacagttgaagtcggaagtttacatacacttaggttggagtcattaaaacgtatttttcaaccactccacaaatttcttgttaacaaactatagttttggcaagttggttagaacatctactatgtgcatgacacaagtaatttttccaacaattgtttacagacagattatttcacttataattcactgtatcacaattccagtgggtcagaagtttgcatacactaagttgactgtgcctttaaacagcttggaaaattccaaaaaatgaagcttctgataggctaattgacataatttgagtcaattggaggtgtacctgtggatgtatttcaaggcctaccttcaaactcagtgcttctttgcttgacatcaggaaaagcaaaataaatcagccaagacctcagaaaaacaattgtagacctccacaaggctggttcatccttgggagcaatttccaaatgcgtgaaggtaccacgttcatctgctcaaacaatagtacgcaagtataaacaccatgggaccacacagctgtcataccgctcaggaagggcgttgtcccctagagatgaattttgtgcgaaaagtgcaaataaatcccagaacaacagcaaaggaccttgtgaagatgctggaggaaacaggtgcaaaaatattgtcatgacgttgccctctttgggtacagcgagcaccatccccctctccctctctatacccctttcaccaggctctgtaagagaggtcgtaaattcctggaggagatcctctcctcatggccacagtatagagagagagtgagtttcatagagagaaaacaaaggaatttcttccacctcacagaactggagaaccgaatgacatttatgttctggagaaggtataaaagattggtgaagaatccagctatgaactggtccgtttggtacaattttgtgaaactcatgagacaataccgccacattaccataaccatgTTTAAAGTAGAGTCTCaggtatgagacttacatctaatggttgtataaaatgaatgaataaggatgaagctagttgtgagatgatgggatgctatgtaatgatgttaatgtgagaaaattgtatttctgtttaaagtttcactaagtcattggcatgcccccaggggcacagacaggacctggcgtcatgagacagcctttttctatgTCCCGAATAAAATCCCCAcctaggttttctatcaccagaccagcttacctcgatagcgagagggccaaggtttgagaggagaccaagcttacctcaattacgagatggctaaaggttgcagaccatgcatttctcttgctgaacttttaaccataccacgtggttaaactcttagactatcgataccgacagaataagaacaagtctttgatattaattactagtctgcagctaggaattcggtataattgaacgcgaagaccgacaaccaccGAAACATCtatctataacgacatgaatgaatgtcactcagaactatccattctaaccacgacagagagagagagagagagagggcggacaaactctccaacagaaacaaacttttcaacagagatcccgacgacacactgagagtaaatatatatattgattgcaattattcccgaatgagtgagcattcatgtgcaaaggatagcatttcaattgttataattatcaactctgtagtgccttctcagctgacccccactccccttttgtctaacaagccgccatgctggTTTAGCCCACTACGGcacattcctctatcatttccttgtaaccatatctactgtttgttatgcatttctgtgaattactgtCACAAATAATGTCgttgtgttgaagggaggaccaatacgcagctggaatgtggatactcatctttttaataaaacacgagcaaagcatccacaggaaaaaacaataaacaatactcacgacaaGAACAGTGTGGaaggctaaacaaaagcagtgctcacaaacaactacccacaaccacaaagaaaaacacacacctgtttataggactcccaatcagaagcaactagaaacacctgcctccaattgagagtccagcacccaacctacacatagaaaacctacctagaacctacacacaacacaaaccctctgccacatcctgaccaaaactaatacaattactccctctgctggtcaggacgtgacagtaccccccctaaaggtgcagaccatgactgcacctaaaagaaaagacaaaaaccccaaacaacaacaaatatccccctaaactaaagggagggaaaggagggtggctgccgtcaacgacggcactgtgctacaccccccctccccaacccacctatataggaggcggctcaggtgcgggacgtggacctcgctccaccttcggcgtcgcccacttaggtggcgcccctggctgcgcccggctggcgggcggcgatggctgcgccgggcaggcgggccgctctggcgactccgggcaggcgggccgctctggcgactccgggcaggcgggccgctctggcgaatccgggcaggcgggccgctctggcgactccgggcaggcgggccgctctggcgactccgggcaggcgggccgctctggcgactccgggcaggcggcagctctggcgactctgggcaggcggcagctctggcgactccgggcaggcgaggctgggctgacgcactagatgcctgatgcgtggggctggtacaggacgtgccagcctggagacacgcacctcaaggctagtgcgtgtagcgggaaacactggaccgtagaggcgcactggcggtctcgagcgcagggttggcatcaccccttcaggctcgatgcccactctcccctggcacatgcgtggcgctggtactgcgcgtaccggcctgaaaataccaggcctcaccacagcccctaccccaaagcacgggacctgtccagtctgtttctgtccaaaaagggtacggggagctggcctgggtctcCAATCTCGCCctgccaaacagcccttgtgcccccccccccaaaaaaatattggggctgcctctcgggctcccttacccgccatgttccccagtcctcgccagaattcctctgctgcttggtcctggtatggtgggtagttctgtcacaaataatgtcgttgtgttgaagggaggaccaatacgcagcgggaatgtggatactcatctttttaataaaacacgagcaaagcatccacaggaaaaaacaataaacaatactcacgacaagaacagtgtggcaggctaaacaaaagcagtgctcacaaacaactacccacaactacaaagaaaaacacacacctgtttataggactcccaatcagaggcaactagaaacacctgcctccaattgagagtccagcaccagaacctacacacaacacaaaccctctgccgcatcctgaccaaaactaatacaattcctccctctgctggtcagaacgtgacaattacctagttagtaaataaatgattttaagacaattgatgtatggatgactcatagtgaagactgggttcgtgcagataaccaacaatttacgacatttggaatgagactaacgtgacgTAAATATTAAatcgaagactaattgatcagatattaaaatatctgaaagttatattaggaaaatttaactttgtaatctgaatattttccttggtgccccgacttcctagttaattacagttacatgattaatcagtttaatcgcgtaataataataatttgataaatacgtcttcagttttaatgatgccaaagacacgacagtatctatatccacagtaaaacaagtcctatatcgacataacctgaaaggccgctcagcaaagccctgctccaaaaccgccataaaaaaagccagactacggtctgcaactgcacatgaggacaaagatcgtactttttggagaaatgtcctctggtctgatgaaacaaaaatataactgtttggccataatgaccatcattatgtttggaggaaaaagggggaggcttgcacgctgaagaacaccatcccaactgtgaagcacgggggtggcagcatcatgttgtgggggtgctttgctgcaggagggacttgtgcactttacaaaatagatggcatcatgagacaggaaaatgatgtggatatattgaagcaacatctcaagagaatagtcaggaagttaaagcttgctcgcaaatgggtcttccaaatggacaatgaccccaagcatacttccaaagttgtggcagaatggcttaaggacaacaaagtcagggtattggccatcacaaagccctgacctcaatcctatagaacatttgtgggcagaactgagaaagtgtgtgcaagcaaggagccctacaaacctgactcagttacaccagctctgtcaggaggaatgggccaatattcacccaacttattgtgggaagcttgtggaagattaTCCGAAAAGCTTGactgaagttaaacaatttaaaggcaatgctaccaaatactaattgagtgtacgtaaacttctgacccactgggaatgtgatgaaagaaataaaagctgaaataaatcattcgctctactattattctgacatttcacattcttaaaataaagtggtgatcctaactgacctaatacagggcattaaatgtcaggaattgtgaaaaactgagttcaaatgtatttggctaaggtgtatgtaaacttccaacttcaactgtacatgtttgaTTCTAAATGAAAATGTTCAATGCAAACATATGTTCTGCTCATCCAAATTAAGATGTTCCTCTTCAGACTCACCTATCTCACACAGCTTGAAGGCCACGGTCTTGTTGACCTATCCGGGTAAGAGAGGAGAAGAGTTAGGGACTGTGCAGGTCTACATGACTTAGAGGGGTTGCTGGTTGAACTTACTCTGGTCATAACTTGCATGGTGATGTAGTGTAGTACAGCACCCAGCATTACAGCTACAGTGTTGGCATGGTCCCTTACAAACTCCCATGTTCCTTCTGACAACACCACAGCAGCAACCACACGGAACACCACCAGAGCCTGGGTTAGCCCAATGATCAGAACCAACTGGTAAAAGAACATACACACAGTGAGAGGACAACAATGACTGAACCGGAGCTAAACACGGGTATAGCCCAGGATGAAAACTGCTATGTCTAATGCAATATGGTactgagtgactgactgggaCTGACCATGAGAGTGACCAGCACCAGAACAAGAGTGCTGCGCAGATAAGAATGGCGAAACTCTTTGGGATGGCAGTCTGGATCATTGACTACTCCCAGGATGAGCTCCTCCTGCAGGCCAGATGGAACAATATTCAGGATTATACTACAGAGGTCTGAGGTCATATCAATCACACAATGGGTCACTACCATAAGATGTCAGTAATCAATGGGACATTATTTTAGTTATTTGAAAAAGTATATGATTGGGTAATATCAATGAGTAACAGACAACAGAAACCATGCTAAAACCATCCAATAGTGTACACTATATCCAGACATATAATGGTTTCTTAGGCCTAAGTGAAGCTGTACCTCTTCCTCACACCAGTCAAAGACATTCCATTTGGACACAAACGTTGCTTTGTGTCTCTTCCACAGCTCCAGAAAAATGGTAGCTGGAAAAATAAAAAGGACATGAGTCATgacggggcggcagcgtagcctagtggttagagcgttggactagtaaccgaaaggttgcaagatcgaatccccgagctgacaaggtacaaatctgtcgttctgcccctgaacaaggccactgttcctaggccgtcattgaaaataagattttgttcttaactgacttgcctagtaagaTAAAATAAAATGACAATGTCAAGATTTAtctgaattaaaaatgtattggatGGAAAGAATCCGTTTTATCCTGTGTGAGAGACTTACCCCAGACTGCCATGAACATAGCAAAGGCCACCGTCCCCTCATTGTCAAACAGATGACTCACCTGCACACAAGACACATTTTGAACATAAACTTTATtaactattttttttaaagtaaagtTTGCAATGCAGTATGGTAGAATGACATGAGTTACCTTGGCATAGGTACAGGTGTCACGCAGCTGCCATACTTGACACCATTTGTCACACCTTGGGCACATAACTGTGTCAGACTCACAGACCTCCTTTCTGTAATATGAAGACACACAATGCACCTTCAGAAACACATGAGTTTTAAAGAGGAGCAACTCCATGTAACCAATTTTTTATTCCTACTAAAATGTCCGCAACAATCAGCTTAATAAATAATTTGGCTCAGTGGGCCTGTCAACTCACATGAGGGGGCTGGTGTTGAAGAAAGCCAGTGCATACAGGAACACAATCACACCCAGAATGGCTGCAGGGACCAGCAGGATGGTGTACCAGCCCAACCACAGGTAATACAGAGCCACCTTCTCTCCAAAGTAACTCCTGACAGATACATTTCATTTTGAATGTTCAAATTCAATCCAGGAAAAGGACATTCCTTTTCAGTTAACACCCCTTACTAGGTTTCCAGGGGGATAACACAAATATTTAATTAACATGTAGCTAAGTTTCACAGTTTAGTGTCATCTTGATAATTTCCCTTTCACACCACTGAGGTAAATGACATGTTGTATTGCTATTTGCATgctgtatatttaagcaataaggcatgaatgggtgtggtatatggccaatataccacagctaagggctgttcttagctgGTTCAAActaagcttgatgatgagttggttatttgaatcagctgtgtggtgctagggcaaaaacca
It encodes:
- the LOC106563532 gene encoding anoctamin-9 isoform X2 — its product is MDPEQDGIELQERNMDGFDNTMEALLPTLHQQRTYDYVLVADKVEDQEHPKFLKQVAFIDHLRKKNMKVTEIFDKYRYLLKVSDSCNWSGDRKCGRIPHSTRIRVVHYILHHTHINTGENLRELQEKGVFEATFCLHEMNKQKVLKQKWARWSALCSTQPVDDVRSYFGEKVALYYLWLGWYTILLVPAAILGVIVFLYALAFFNTSPLIKEVCESDTVMCPRCDKWCQVWQLRDTCTYAKVSHLFDNEGTVAFAMFMAVWATIFLELWKRHKATFVSKWNVFDWCEEEEELILGVVNDPDCHPKEFRHSYLRSTLVLVLVTLMLVLIIGLTQALVVFRVVAAVVLSEGTWEFVRDHANTVAVMLGAVLHYITMQVMTRVNKTVAFKLCEIEKTQSMTATERSFTVKMFTFQFFTLFSSLIYVAFFLGRINGRPGSYVRIFGKWRLEECHPSGCLTDLFIQMAVIMLLKQTLNNIFEFIVPWFKSKFRRNTTKKLERKSGDCNKNACRKEEKRGHDPCDICKLHDWLRNYDLNDVNFFSLFNEFLEMVLQFSFTTIFVAAFPLAPLLALINNIFEIRLDAIKMVSLERRLVPKKTNNIGIWTNILEAIGVLAVIANGLVIGVSSDFIPRLVYRYHYGPCANGEDNVHCMKGYINDTLSTAQITDLNVRKDFFPSQLITGSGFNVTQCSYKDYRNDVDYRLTSQFWLIMAVRFAFVVLFEHVVVIFKCIAAWFVPDSPMLVKNDRLKDKLCRLKEELQDMTYRQSTDV
- the LOC106563532 gene encoding anoctamin-9 isoform X1; translation: MDPEQDGIELQERNMDGFDNTMEALLPTLHQQRTYDYVLVADKVEDQEHPKFLKQVAFIDHLRKKNMKVTKIVHVDKVFYGVRAPKEIFDKYRYLLKVSDSCNWSGDRKCGRIPHSTRIRVVHYILHHTHINTGENLRELQEKGVFEATFCLHEMNKQKVLKQKWARWSALCSTQPVDDVRSYFGEKVALYYLWLGWYTILLVPAAILGVIVFLYALAFFNTSPLIKEVCESDTVMCPRCDKWCQVWQLRDTCTYAKVSHLFDNEGTVAFAMFMAVWATIFLELWKRHKATFVSKWNVFDWCEEEEELILGVVNDPDCHPKEFRHSYLRSTLVLVLVTLMLVLIIGLTQALVVFRVVAAVVLSEGTWEFVRDHANTVAVMLGAVLHYITMQVMTRVNKTVAFKLCEIEKTQSMTATERSFTVKMFTFQFFTLFSSLIYVAFFLGRINGRPGSYVRIFGKWRLEECHPSGCLTDLFIQMAVIMLLKQTLNNIFEFIVPWFKSKFRRNTTKKLERKSGDCNKNACRKEEKRGHDPCDICKLHDWLRNYDLNDVNFFSLFNEFLEMVLQFSFTTIFVAAFPLAPLLALINNIFEIRLDAIKMVSLERRLVPKKTNNIGIWTNILEAIGVLAVIANGLVIGVSSDFIPRLVYRYHYGPCANGEDNVHCMKGYINDTLSTAQITDLNVRKDFFPSQLITGSGFNVTQCSYKDYRNDVDYRLTSQFWLIMAVRFAFVVLFEHVVVIFKCIAAWFVPDSPMLVKNDRLKDKLCRLKEELQDMTYRQSTDV